In Carassius auratus strain Wakin chromosome 46, ASM336829v1, whole genome shotgun sequence, the following proteins share a genomic window:
- the LOC113063731 gene encoding solute carrier family 23 member 2-like: protein MSSGRGSKVQNQGQIITLSKLVPFCLSLCVQPGLRSHTASGRQQHRAPHILQGPMNAQELKDQYTVSQLVGTTFTCVGSTTLIQTTFGVRLPLFQASAFAFLVPAQAILRLDKWKCPPEDSGRYHCVQPD, encoded by the exons ATGAGCTCAGGCAGGGGGAGTAAAGTCCAGAACCAAGGGCAGATTATTACCCTGTCTAAACTGGTCCCCTTCTGTCTCTCGCTCTGCGTCCAGCCAGGGCTCAGGTCTCACACGGCCTCTGGAAGACAGCAGCACAGAGCCCCGCACATCCTTCAAGGGCCAATGAATGCACAAGAGCTTAAG GACCAGTACACTGTCAGCCAGTTAGTGGGCACCACCTTCACCTGTGTGGGGAGCACTACACTCATACAGACTACATTCGGTGTCAG gttgccTTTGTTCCAGGCGAGTGCTTTTGCCTTTCTCGTCCCTGCTCAGGCAATTCTGAGGCTGGACAAATGGAAATGTCCCCCTGAAG ATTCAGGGCGCTATCATTGTGTCCAGCCTGATTGA